From Candidatus Manganitrophus morganii, the proteins below share one genomic window:
- a CDS encoding fused MFS/spermidine synthase — translation MVSILFFFSGVTALIYQMVWMRELVLVFGASMFAISTLLTAFMGGLALGSDFFGRRADRYSNPLRIYGFLELGIGGYALLVPFLLSSLIPIYQYLHGLFHFSFYIFSLVRFVMAVLVLLLPTALMGGTLPVLARLYKNNAEVGKGVGLLYAFNTLGAVIGVLGAGFVLLPALGLNKTVLLAAALNGAVGLLAIWRGKHRIVPVETSAERTPVSAPKHPQSPRRILLITFALSGFAAMIYEVVWTRILTLILGSTLYSFATMLATFLMGLAIGSFLFSLFLKRFSRPLLLLALVQGGIALFAFGGEFLFPLLPVLFFKLLEIFHSEGGIISVSKFFIVAAVMLIPTVLMGGVFPLVIHLLTRGESSSREPKRKNQPMIDTGLGSIVGRAYAINTVGTIVGSFSVGFILLPALGIQKSLHVAIFTNAILSLLLWMQMREIGEARLWAVGGVGAFLVVVGFSTPAWNPLQMSSELFGKLSTLDLLFYKEGISSTVTVVQHPTLAKHPHLTLAIDGKANASTTGDMKTQLLVGHLPMLLAPEAKEVISIGHGSGITTGAIATHPLSKLVTLEIEPAVVEASRFFDPFNGSVLEDPRVQIVVDDARNYLILSKERFDVIVSEPSHPWRSGSSKLFTEEFFRLGRSRLRPGGIFAQWIHFYGIRAPELKAVIRTFHSVFPHVFIFYTDAGDLILIGSDREIVIDREEIARRMAVHAVANDLARAEVYSPYDLWAYFLLGPGEIERYTGDGIFNTDDYTVVEFQTPKSLFEDTLSIHMADMKGASRGGELYLIDPAESNSAKGEAFFAIAKALLRNGKESNARDMIQKGLLLHPSAEGDWLMGSLFQKQEDRDSAFRAWQAALKKDPSHAEASLSLAKLYQEQGAFDQAEPLLSRLRKDHPEKRIAAFYHGVNLYYLGQYQRALDELEQGRVFSEPFVYYYQSLVFGKLKKEAEASQALGRFITSLNDWRKDLEMEPKRFSTLPYAKQIEWRKKNGIEIPEEERMALLFNRLVATPLSHLYSGTGLFILGMFEPASVELEKAAEQLGNQASGSMVQYYLGLAYQERGQTASARQALETFISHSPLDPKDIRIEAAKRTLDRLKQPKGVS, via the coding sequence TTGGTTTCTATTCTCTTCTTTTTCTCCGGCGTCACCGCGCTGATCTACCAGATGGTCTGGATGCGCGAATTGGTCTTGGTTTTTGGCGCATCGATGTTTGCGATCTCCACCCTCCTGACCGCATTCATGGGGGGGCTGGCGCTGGGGAGCGATTTCTTCGGCCGGCGCGCCGACCGCTATTCAAATCCCCTGCGCATCTACGGCTTTCTTGAGCTTGGCATCGGAGGATACGCTCTTCTCGTTCCGTTCCTCCTCTCCTCGCTGATTCCGATCTATCAGTATCTCCACGGTCTCTTTCACTTCTCGTTCTATATTTTCAGCTTGGTCCGGTTTGTCATGGCTGTGCTTGTCCTCCTTCTTCCGACCGCCTTAATGGGAGGAACCCTCCCTGTGCTCGCCCGCCTCTATAAAAATAATGCCGAGGTCGGAAAAGGGGTCGGACTTCTTTATGCCTTTAATACGTTGGGGGCGGTGATCGGGGTTTTGGGGGCCGGGTTTGTCCTCCTTCCCGCTTTGGGTCTGAACAAAACGGTACTTCTTGCGGCGGCGCTCAATGGCGCGGTCGGTCTTCTTGCGATCTGGCGCGGAAAACATCGAATCGTCCCTGTCGAGACCTCCGCCGAAAGGACGCCGGTCTCCGCGCCGAAACATCCGCAATCACCGCGGCGGATTTTATTGATCACCTTCGCCCTTTCCGGGTTTGCGGCGATGATTTATGAGGTGGTTTGGACGCGCATCTTGACCCTGATCCTCGGGTCGACCCTCTACTCCTTTGCAACCATGCTCGCCACCTTTCTCATGGGGCTTGCGATCGGGAGCTTTCTCTTTTCCCTCTTCTTGAAGCGGTTTTCGCGCCCCCTTCTTTTGCTGGCCCTCGTACAAGGGGGGATCGCGCTGTTTGCTTTCGGGGGGGAATTTCTTTTTCCCCTCCTCCCCGTTCTCTTCTTCAAGCTCCTTGAAATCTTCCACTCGGAGGGGGGAATTATTTCCGTCTCCAAATTCTTCATTGTCGCCGCCGTGATGCTGATCCCGACCGTTCTGATGGGAGGGGTTTTCCCGCTGGTGATCCATCTTCTGACCCGGGGAGAGAGTTCCTCTCGAGAGCCTAAACGAAAAAACCAACCGATGATCGATACCGGGTTGGGGTCGATCGTCGGCCGCGCCTATGCCATTAATACGGTCGGAACGATCGTCGGTTCCTTCTCGGTCGGATTTATCCTCCTCCCGGCGCTCGGCATTCAGAAAAGCCTCCACGTTGCCATCTTCACCAACGCCATTTTAAGCCTTCTTCTCTGGATGCAGATGCGCGAAATCGGAGAGGCGCGCCTTTGGGCGGTCGGCGGGGTCGGCGCGTTTCTCGTTGTCGTCGGCTTCTCGACCCCGGCCTGGAACCCGCTGCAGATGTCGAGCGAGCTCTTCGGGAAATTATCGACCCTCGATCTTCTTTTCTATAAAGAGGGAATCTCGTCCACCGTCACGGTGGTTCAGCACCCGACCCTGGCGAAGCACCCTCATCTCACCCTGGCGATCGACGGCAAGGCGAATGCCTCCACCACCGGCGACATGAAGACGCAGCTGCTTGTCGGCCATCTCCCGATGCTCCTTGCGCCGGAGGCAAAGGAGGTCATCTCGATCGGACACGGTTCCGGGATCACGACCGGCGCCATCGCGACCCATCCCCTCTCGAAGCTTGTCACCCTGGAAATCGAGCCGGCGGTCGTCGAGGCGTCGCGCTTCTTCGATCCGTTCAACGGAAGTGTCCTCGAGGACCCGCGCGTTCAAATCGTGGTCGACGACGCGCGCAACTACCTCATCCTCTCGAAAGAGCGCTTCGACGTGATCGTTTCCGAGCCGTCGCATCCCTGGCGAAGCGGCTCCTCCAAACTCTTTACGGAGGAGTTTTTTCGTCTGGGCCGATCGCGTTTACGTCCGGGGGGAATTTTCGCTCAGTGGATTCATTTTTACGGCATCCGGGCGCCGGAACTGAAGGCGGTGATCCGGACCTTCCATTCCGTTTTTCCGCACGTCTTTATTTTTTATACAGACGCCGGCGATCTGATCCTGATCGGCTCCGATCGCGAAATCGTCATTGACCGGGAGGAGATCGCCCGGCGGATGGCGGTCCATGCCGTTGCAAACGATCTCGCGCGGGCCGAGGTCTACTCTCCTTATGATCTCTGGGCTTATTTTCTTCTCGGGCCCGGCGAGATCGAGCGTTACACCGGCGACGGGATCTTCAACACCGACGATTATACCGTCGTCGAGTTCCAAACGCCGAAGTCGCTTTTCGAAGATACCCTCTCGATTCATATGGCCGACATGAAAGGGGCGTCGCGCGGCGGCGAGCTTTATCTGATTGATCCGGCGGAATCCAACAGCGCAAAGGGAGAAGCGTTTTTCGCCATCGCCAAGGCGCTCCTTCGGAATGGAAAAGAGAGCAACGCCCGCGACATGATCCAAAAGGGGCTTCTTCTCCATCCGTCCGCCGAGGGGGATTGGCTGATGGGCTCGCTTTTTCAGAAACAGGAAGATCGCGACAGCGCCTTCCGCGCCTGGCAGGCCGCTCTGAAAAAGGATCCCTCGCATGCGGAGGCCTCCCTGAGTCTGGCCAAGTTGTACCAGGAGCAAGGGGCGTTTGATCAAGCCGAGCCGCTTCTGTCTCGCCTACGCAAGGACCATCCGGAAAAGCGGATCGCCGCCTTTTATCATGGCGTCAATCTCTACTATCTCGGCCAGTATCAGAGGGCGCTGGATGAGCTCGAGCAAGGAAGGGTCTTCTCGGAGCCGTTCGTCTACTACTATCAGAGTCTCGTTTTTGGTAAGCTGAAAAAAGAAGCAGAGGCCAGCCAGGCGCTGGGCCGATTTATCACGAGTCTCAACGATTGGCGAAAGGATCTGGAGATGGAGCCGAAGCGCTTCTCCACCCTCCCTTATGCCAAGCAGATCGAATGGCGAAAGAAAAATGGAATCGAGATTCCGGAGGAAGAGCGAATGGCGCTCCTTTTCAACAGATTGGTGGCAACCCCGTTGAGCCATCTCTACAGCGGAACGGGTCTCTTCATTTTGGGAATGTTCGAGCCGGCCAGCGTCGAGCTGGAGAAAGCGGCGGAGCAACTTGGGAATCAGGCCTCCGGAAGCATGGTGCAGTATTATCTCGGTCTGGCTTATCAAGAGAGGGGGCAAACGGCTTCGGCCCGGCAGGCACTGGAAACATTCATTTCGCACTCTCCGCTCGACCCGAAAGATATCCGGATTGAGGCGGCCAAGCGCACCCTCGATCGGTTAAAACAGCCGAAGGGGGTCTCTTAA
- a CDS encoding M14 family metallocarboxypeptidase, giving the protein MGSIAPTHKVRSYSETIERMLRSVKETKGIEAHLLGTVRANPHRYPFWMVSTPEGRGKKKICLSGGIHGDEPAGVEAILAVIEMIRNRPALLGRFQFILFPCINPFGYEHHTRENGSRIDLNRQYVRKRPAAEIRFVKKVIDGKRFDLDVEFHEDIDTPGFYMYEVFRSPAQAVGRKIIRRVAKKYPINLQTEIEGAPAEKGLISPDVSSDFFKRRFARKRQWPQALYFYMNGTSHVITSETPVHLKMQERVEIHLIALKTALERLLSA; this is encoded by the coding sequence ATGGGGTCGATTGCGCCGACACATAAAGTCCGCTCTTATTCGGAAACGATCGAGCGGATGCTCCGGTCGGTAAAGGAGACAAAAGGGATAGAGGCCCATCTCCTCGGAACGGTTCGCGCCAATCCTCATCGGTATCCTTTTTGGATGGTTTCGACCCCCGAGGGTCGGGGGAAAAAAAAGATCTGCCTTTCCGGAGGGATTCATGGCGATGAGCCGGCCGGCGTCGAGGCGATCCTCGCCGTCATCGAAATGATCCGGAACCGGCCGGCGCTTCTTGGCCGGTTTCAGTTTATCCTTTTTCCCTGCATCAACCCGTTCGGGTATGAGCACCACACACGTGAGAACGGGTCTCGAATAGATCTCAACCGGCAGTATGTCCGGAAGCGGCCCGCCGCAGAAATACGCTTCGTCAAAAAGGTCATCGATGGGAAGAGGTTTGATCTCGATGTCGAGTTCCATGAGGATATCGACACGCCGGGATTTTATATGTACGAGGTTTTTCGCAGTCCGGCCCAAGCGGTCGGCCGGAAGATCATCCGGCGGGTGGCGAAGAAATATCCGATCAATCTTCAGACCGAAATCGAAGGGGCCCCGGCCGAAAAGGGATTAATCAGCCCCGATGTTTCCTCTGATTTTTTTAAACGGCGCTTCGCTCGGAAGCGGCAGTGGCCGCAGGCGCTCTACTTCTACATGAACGGCACCTCCCACGTCATCACCTCCGAGACCCCGGTGCATCTTAAAATGCAGGAGCGGGTCGAGATCCATCTCATCGCCCTTAAAACGGCGCTGGAGAGATTACTCTCCGCGTGA
- the lptD gene encoding LPS assembly protein LptD, producing the protein MIPRSGELLRSLYRGSALIWFFGLFGFPSKSFSLILLVIGFLLPATAWGLPQEMNEAVLGRPEANEPIQLDADRLEYRREEDLFIAEGSVVAIQGPLRIEADAIRLDNRTGRLIAEGNVRFTDGDDRIDASRVELDVNTQLGVLHNAEIFIEVENYHIEADKAERHALDRYLLENAYFTACDCIEDPDWHIRAQRLRLQIDGYITARNVVFYANEVPILYLPYLLYPAKTERQTGLLIPRMGYSSRDGFRYNQDFFWAISKSQDVTFNLDHRGARGDGVGLEYRYVLSKFSRGHLETNYFYDKEDQVGKWEIRYNHEQRFTDRINAKIDVHYVNQQDFFQELSDATDERAQQNIESNLFVTYRGDESFTYLLGRYTQDLTTPSNSTTAQRLPEVGYSLIEHRLGQSPVYFNFESNAVNFWRSEGLTTQRVDLYPKLSAPISLSGAGTLTPWAGIRETWYSRGTTEEPVSREIFPTGLHWEEHLSKERGGSVHLLSPSLMYEYIPVEDHPDVPQFDELDQLQDRNAVTASVTQRFMRRDVKGVMQERIYLRFTETYNLRDARSDEEDTDPFSDFRGEAVVHFTDYLSLGFDAFYDLYDRRFSFWNTDLTINLPPYLIASLGQRYTRGGTLPQRGDLFNPLYLGDEEAAPRIQFWTEKIVIRTPWGVSLASRAYFDAETSKFVEIAYGLQYEDQCWGITVTYLDLRTRNEFSFMFTLKGLGATGSRKFASIF; encoded by the coding sequence ATGATCCCTCGCTCCGGAGAACTGCTTCGTTCCCTTTACAGGGGAAGCGCACTCATTTGGTTTTTTGGACTTTTCGGCTTCCCATCAAAGTCCTTCTCCCTGATCCTGCTGGTGATCGGTTTTCTCCTTCCCGCGACGGCTTGGGGGCTTCCCCAAGAAATGAACGAAGCCGTGTTGGGTCGCCCGGAAGCAAACGAGCCGATTCAACTCGACGCCGACCGTCTTGAATATCGGCGGGAGGAAGATCTTTTCATCGCCGAGGGATCGGTGGTCGCGATCCAGGGACCGCTTCGGATCGAGGCCGACGCCATCAGACTCGATAATCGGACCGGCCGACTGATCGCCGAGGGAAACGTCCGCTTCACCGACGGTGACGACCGTATCGACGCCTCACGGGTCGAACTCGATGTCAACACACAACTCGGCGTCCTCCACAATGCCGAAATCTTCATCGAGGTCGAAAACTATCACATCGAAGCGGACAAAGCCGAGCGTCACGCACTCGATCGCTACCTCCTTGAGAATGCCTATTTTACCGCCTGTGACTGCATCGAGGACCCCGATTGGCACATCCGCGCGCAGCGCCTCCGGCTTCAGATCGACGGCTATATAACGGCGCGCAATGTCGTCTTCTACGCAAACGAGGTTCCGATTCTCTATCTTCCGTATCTCCTCTATCCGGCGAAGACCGAACGCCAAACCGGTCTGTTGATTCCGCGAATGGGGTACAGCTCTCGCGACGGGTTCCGCTACAACCAAGACTTCTTCTGGGCCATTTCAAAAAGCCAGGACGTGACGTTCAATCTCGATCACCGCGGCGCCCGGGGGGACGGCGTGGGACTGGAGTACCGCTACGTCTTATCGAAGTTCTCGCGGGGGCACCTAGAAACGAATTATTTTTACGATAAAGAAGACCAAGTCGGAAAATGGGAAATCCGCTACAACCACGAACAGCGTTTTACCGATCGGATCAACGCCAAGATCGATGTTCACTACGTCAACCAACAGGATTTTTTCCAGGAGCTCTCGGACGCCACCGACGAGCGGGCGCAGCAGAATATCGAATCGAACCTCTTCGTCACCTATCGCGGGGACGAATCGTTCACCTATCTTCTCGGCCGGTATACCCAAGACCTGACGACGCCGAGCAACAGCACCACCGCGCAGCGTCTTCCAGAGGTCGGCTACAGCCTGATTGAGCATCGTCTCGGCCAATCACCGGTCTACTTCAACTTTGAGAGCAACGCCGTGAACTTCTGGCGCTCGGAGGGACTGACCACCCAGCGGGTCGATCTTTATCCAAAGCTTTCCGCCCCGATTTCCCTTTCCGGGGCCGGAACACTGACCCCCTGGGCCGGGATCCGGGAGACCTGGTACAGCCGGGGAACGACCGAGGAGCCGGTCAGCCGGGAGATTTTTCCAACCGGCCTTCATTGGGAAGAGCACCTTTCCAAAGAGCGGGGAGGGAGCGTTCACCTGTTGAGCCCGTCACTCATGTATGAGTATATCCCGGTGGAGGACCACCCCGACGTTCCACAATTCGACGAACTCGACCAGCTCCAAGACCGCAACGCGGTGACCGCTTCGGTGACGCAGCGTTTTATGCGGCGGGACGTGAAGGGAGTGATGCAAGAAAGAATCTACCTTCGATTCACCGAGACCTACAACCTGCGGGACGCCCGGTCGGATGAAGAAGACACGGATCCCTTCTCCGATTTTCGCGGCGAGGCGGTGGTTCACTTCACCGATTATCTCTCTCTCGGTTTCGACGCCTTCTATGACCTCTACGATCGTCGCTTCTCCTTCTGGAACACCGATCTGACGATCAACCTCCCCCCATATCTGATCGCCTCCCTTGGACAGCGCTACACGCGGGGAGGGACCCTTCCGCAGCGGGGAGACCTCTTCAATCCGCTCTATCTCGGCGATGAGGAGGCGGCCCCCCGCATTCAGTTCTGGACGGAGAAGATCGTGATCCGAACCCCCTGGGGGGTCAGCCTTGCCAGCCGCGCCTACTTCGACGCCGAAACAAGCAAGTTCGTCGAAATCGCCTACGGCCTCCAATACGAAGACCAGTGCTGGGGAATCACGGTCACTTACCTGGACCTCCGCACCCGAAACGAGTTCTCATTCATGTTCACCTTGAAAGGGCTGGGGGCCACCGGATCGCGGAAGTTTGCCAGCATCTTTTAG
- a CDS encoding bifunctional folylpolyglutamate synthase/dihydrofolate synthase, translating into MSYTDALDYLYRLQWHGIRPGLERMERLLRLIDHPERKYRSVHIGGTNGKGSTAATVASILKRGGYRVGLYTSPHLIDFSERIRISGKPIEPDQIVRLTNLLRKRIEEEEPELALSLTFFEFTTAIAFLYFAEAKVDLAVVEVGLGGRFDATNLLVPLVTAITHIDLDHERYLGVTIVQIASEKAGIIKMEVPLITGAAQPEVLALFEQAARLKGAPLLRLDHEINVEGDRPEGFVYRGERARTVHSPLLGRHQVRNTAVALGMIEQLQAKGIALSEEAILEGIREVEWTGRLEVIRRRPLILLDGAHNPAGARALADFLREVDSSRRGKHWLIAGIMRDKNIRDILNPLLPWVDEIVLTRPDIDRAAEPDLLIASIEKGSPVQTVRERVPDAIDYVESNLRPEDTLVITGSLYTVGEAKAVYSGTVPSLLRG; encoded by the coding sequence ATGTCTTATACCGATGCACTCGACTACCTCTACCGCCTGCAGTGGCACGGCATCCGCCCGGGCCTGGAGCGGATGGAGCGCCTTCTCCGTCTGATCGATCATCCCGAGCGAAAATATCGCTCCGTCCATATCGGCGGAACGAACGGGAAGGGCTCGACCGCCGCGACCGTCGCTTCCATTCTGAAACGGGGAGGATACCGCGTCGGCCTCTACACTTCCCCCCATCTGATCGACTTCTCGGAACGGATTCGCATCTCGGGAAAGCCGATTGAACCGGACCAAATCGTTCGACTGACGAACCTCTTAAGAAAACGAATCGAGGAAGAAGAGCCCGAGCTGGCCCTTTCCTTGACCTTTTTTGAGTTCACCACCGCGATCGCCTTCCTCTACTTTGCGGAGGCGAAGGTCGATCTGGCGGTGGTGGAGGTCGGTCTCGGGGGACGATTCGATGCAACCAACCTCCTGGTGCCGTTGGTGACCGCCATCACCCATATCGATCTCGATCATGAACGTTACCTGGGGGTGACGATCGTTCAAATCGCGTCTGAAAAAGCCGGGATTATCAAAATGGAGGTCCCTCTGATCACCGGGGCCGCCCAGCCCGAGGTCCTCGCCCTCTTTGAGCAAGCGGCCCGATTGAAGGGGGCGCCGCTCCTCCGCCTTGATCACGAAATCAACGTGGAAGGGGACCGCCCGGAGGGTTTTGTATATCGGGGAGAGCGCGCGAGAACGGTCCACTCTCCACTGCTTGGACGGCACCAGGTGCGGAACACGGCGGTCGCCCTGGGGATGATCGAGCAGCTTCAAGCGAAGGGCATCGCTCTTTCAGAGGAGGCGATCCTCGAAGGAATCCGAGAGGTGGAGTGGACCGGACGGCTGGAAGTGATCCGGCGGCGGCCGCTCATTCTTCTCGACGGCGCCCATAACCCGGCGGGAGCGAGGGCGCTGGCCGACTTTCTCAGAGAGGTCGATTCCTCGCGGCGCGGAAAACACTGGCTGATCGCCGGAATCATGCGTGACAAAAATATCCGCGACATTCTGAACCCGCTTCTCCCCTGGGTCGATGAGATCGTCCTGACCCGGCCCGACATCGATCGGGCGGCCGAGCCCGATCTCCTGATCGCCTCCATTGAGAAGGGGTCGCCGGTTCAAACCGTCCGAGAGCGGGTGCCCGACGCGATCGACTACGTCGAGTCGAACCTGCGTCCGGAGGATACCCTCGTCATCACCGGATCGCTCTATACCGTCGGGGAGGCCAAGGCGGTTTATTCCGGAACCGTTCCCTCCCTGCTACGAGGATGA
- a CDS encoding YIP1 family protein, which produces MGQFVDRMIRAAQLDENLYEEVEADKGAMKQAIGVVVLSSLAAGIGTMSQGGGIGRLALGTVAALIGWYIWAFLIYVIGTKMLPEPQTRADHGELLRTLGFASAPGLLRVLGFLPAVSGIVLMGSSIWMLIAMVVAVRQALDYQSTLRAVGVCVVGWVIQIAVLIFVMVVGGGVASQTGPTP; this is translated from the coding sequence ATGGGTCAGTTTGTAGATCGGATGATTCGCGCAGCGCAGCTCGATGAGAATCTCTATGAAGAGGTGGAAGCCGACAAGGGAGCGATGAAACAGGCGATCGGGGTCGTGGTCCTCTCCAGCCTGGCGGCCGGAATCGGAACGATGAGTCAGGGGGGAGGAATCGGGCGGCTGGCGCTCGGCACGGTGGCGGCCCTCATCGGCTGGTATATTTGGGCCTTTCTGATCTATGTGATCGGGACGAAGATGCTTCCGGAGCCGCAGACCAGGGCGGACCATGGAGAGCTGCTCCGGACCCTCGGATTCGCCAGCGCCCCCGGCCTGCTCCGGGTATTGGGCTTCCTCCCTGCCGTCAGCGGCATTGTTTTGATGGGGTCTTCGATCTGGATGCTGATCGCCATGGTGGTGGCGGTAAGACAGGCCCTTGATTATCAGAGCACCCTGCGCGCCGTCGGCGTCTGCGTCGTCGGGTGGGTGATTCAGATTGCGGTCCTCATTTTTGTCATGGTCGTCGGCGGCGGGGTCGCCAGTCAGACAGGACCCACGCCGTAG
- a CDS encoding NAD-dependent epimerase/dehydratase family protein, giving the protein MPLAKGWIEKGFRVYGTTRRVEKADLLRREGIEPIVVDLLKPPFRLPQADWVYFLVSGSQEETLPRAMTHTIAALLENRPSRFIYTSSTGVYGDYSNGWVDESSLRRAKHPAGARLIETEDTLFTAVEEAQFPGVVVRLSGIYGPNRIPGRDQVLKRGTLRGRPESYLNLIHLDDLIPLLLATAPLTKTGECYLFSDDHPVRRGDYYAFLAKRLGISDFAPLWNSSDEPAASRRCRNQKMKEYFQIDLKYPSYREGLGALLPSG; this is encoded by the coding sequence TTGCCGTTGGCAAAGGGGTGGATCGAAAAAGGTTTCAGGGTCTACGGCACGACCCGGAGAGTTGAAAAAGCCGATCTTCTCAGGAGAGAGGGGATCGAGCCGATCGTCGTCGATCTCTTAAAACCTCCTTTTCGACTCCCGCAGGCCGACTGGGTTTATTTCCTGGTGTCGGGATCGCAGGAGGAGACCCTTCCCCGCGCCATGACCCATACGATCGCCGCGCTCCTGGAAAACCGGCCCAGTCGGTTTATCTACACCAGCAGCACCGGCGTTTATGGAGATTACTCCAACGGGTGGGTCGATGAATCGTCTCTGCGCCGCGCAAAACATCCCGCCGGGGCGCGTCTGATCGAAACGGAGGATACGCTCTTTACCGCCGTCGAAGAAGCGCAGTTTCCGGGGGTGGTCGTCCGGCTCTCCGGAATCTACGGACCGAATCGAATTCCCGGACGCGATCAAGTTCTAAAACGGGGGACCCTCCGCGGCCGACCCGAAAGTTACCTGAATTTGATCCATCTCGACGACCTGATTCCGCTGCTCCTGGCGACGGCCCCCTTAACAAAAACGGGAGAGTGTTATCTTTTCTCCGACGATCATCCGGTCCGGCGGGGGGATTACTATGCTTTTCTTGCAAAACGGCTCGGCATTTCCGATTTCGCTCCTCTCTGGAATTCGTCCGATGAACCGGCGGCCAGTCGGAGATGCCGAAACCAGAAAATGAAGGAGTATTTCCAAATCGACTTGAAATACCCTTCTTATCGGGAAGGGTTAGGCGCCCTTCTCCCGTCCGGATAA